The following proteins come from a genomic window of Carassius gibelio isolate Cgi1373 ecotype wild population from Czech Republic chromosome B8, carGib1.2-hapl.c, whole genome shotgun sequence:
- the LOC127963448 gene encoding uncharacterized protein LOC127963448 isoform X1 — translation MKRTSVKRSKNKRKSVTGKCLYKKSKENIPPCSTPSQNKAVRDHVRTILAHTPSHLNVTASADQGSPVSAPIISQTNVKGNITINQNFSVVLQNPSDGYPLPENHSDVREGTDDDYQILPSHNTEQVPQKSESSHRRRHLSFKSCLEQHALTLAEVKKDTNHLREVTVTGKIIDLQPAISILQNEEGIQYSHYILYDTTAKVHLSLADKFIVTINQWYIFKSLSICDFGKGNVLCSTQLTTLESFTPLEDNLKSDKSEETVISGKITEALLTFEYICSCGATISFSNPKLFLIKCNKCRKSCRCENVQNRAKASVTIKQPNGTDQRVVLNDALLHSIFSFKREGYCDSQQLEDRLLRAERMTVVCVDDEPQRVLIEAVEEAKHVAKKSFFSRCCAF, via the exons ATGAAGAGAACGTCTGTAAAAAGATCTAAAAACAAACGAAAATCAGTAACaggaaaatgtttgtacaaaaagtCCAAAG AAAACATACCTCCGTGTTCAACTCCTTCGCAAAATAAAGCTG TAAGGGACCATGTAAGGACAATTTTAGCGCATACTCCTTCACATTTGAATGTCACTGCTTCAGCGGATCAAGGAAGTCCAGTCAGTGCTCCAATAATTAGCCAGACAAATGTGAAAGGAAACATAACTATAAATCAAAACT TTTCAGTGGTCTTGCAGAATCCCTCTGATGGTTATCCTTTGCCTGAG AATCACTCGGATGTAAGAGAGGGAACAGATGATGACTATCAAATTCTGCCTTCACACAACACTGAACA GGTCCCTCAAAAAAGTGAAAGCTCTCATCGTCGGAGACACTTGTCCTTCAAAAGTTGTTTGGAGCAACATGCGTTAACTCTTGCAGAGGTGAAAAAGGACACAAATCACTTAAGAGAG GTTACTGTTACCGGAAAGATTATAGACCTTCAGCCTGCAATCAGCATTCTGCAGAATGAAGAAGGGATTCAATATTCGCATTATATTCTGTATGATACCACTGCAAAAGTTCACTTGAGTTTAGCAGATAAATTTATCGTAACCATCAATCAGTggtatatatttaaaagtcttTCCATCTGTGACTTTGGCAAGGGAAATGTGCTTTGTTCAACCCAACTCACAACACTGGAGTCGTTTACACCTTTAGAAGACAATCTGAAGTCTGACAAGTCTGAAGAGACTGTGATCTCAGGGAAGATCACGGAGGCATTATTGACCTTTGAATATATTTGTTCATGTGGTGCCACAATCTCTTTTTCAAATCCCAAATTGTTCCTTATTAAATGCAACAAGTGCAGAAAAAGCTGCAGGTGTGAAAATGTTCAAAACCGAGCCAAGGCCAGTGTAACCATCAAACAGCCCAATGGAACAGACCAGAGAGTGGTGTTAAATGACGCACTGCTGCACTCCATTTTCAGCTTTAAGAGAGAGGGATACTGTGACAGTCAGCAGCTAGAGGACCGTCTGCTGAGAGCTGAGAGAATGACTGTCGTCTGTGTGGATGATGAGCCTCAGCGCGTGCTAATAGAAGCAGTGGAAGAAGCAAAGCATGTggcaaaaaaatcttttttttctagATGCTGtgccttttaa
- the LOC127963448 gene encoding uncharacterized protein LOC127963448 isoform X2, which translates to MWYLYRGFCLTQNIPPCSTPSQNKAVRDHVRTILAHTPSHLNVTASADQGSPVSAPIISQTNVKGNITINQNFSVVLQNPSDGYPLPENHSDVREGTDDDYQILPSHNTEQVPQKSESSHRRRHLSFKSCLEQHALTLAEVKKDTNHLREVTVTGKIIDLQPAISILQNEEGIQYSHYILYDTTAKVHLSLADKFIVTINQWYIFKSLSICDFGKGNVLCSTQLTTLESFTPLEDNLKSDKSEETVISGKITEALLTFEYICSCGATISFSNPKLFLIKCNKCRKSCRCENVQNRAKASVTIKQPNGTDQRVVLNDALLHSIFSFKREGYCDSQQLEDRLLRAERMTVVCVDDEPQRVLIEAVEEAKHVAKKSFFSRCCAF; encoded by the exons ATGTGGTATTTGTATCGTGGTTTCTGCTTGACAC AAAACATACCTCCGTGTTCAACTCCTTCGCAAAATAAAGCTG TAAGGGACCATGTAAGGACAATTTTAGCGCATACTCCTTCACATTTGAATGTCACTGCTTCAGCGGATCAAGGAAGTCCAGTCAGTGCTCCAATAATTAGCCAGACAAATGTGAAAGGAAACATAACTATAAATCAAAACT TTTCAGTGGTCTTGCAGAATCCCTCTGATGGTTATCCTTTGCCTGAG AATCACTCGGATGTAAGAGAGGGAACAGATGATGACTATCAAATTCTGCCTTCACACAACACTGAACA GGTCCCTCAAAAAAGTGAAAGCTCTCATCGTCGGAGACACTTGTCCTTCAAAAGTTGTTTGGAGCAACATGCGTTAACTCTTGCAGAGGTGAAAAAGGACACAAATCACTTAAGAGAG GTTACTGTTACCGGAAAGATTATAGACCTTCAGCCTGCAATCAGCATTCTGCAGAATGAAGAAGGGATTCAATATTCGCATTATATTCTGTATGATACCACTGCAAAAGTTCACTTGAGTTTAGCAGATAAATTTATCGTAACCATCAATCAGTggtatatatttaaaagtcttTCCATCTGTGACTTTGGCAAGGGAAATGTGCTTTGTTCAACCCAACTCACAACACTGGAGTCGTTTACACCTTTAGAAGACAATCTGAAGTCTGACAAGTCTGAAGAGACTGTGATCTCAGGGAAGATCACGGAGGCATTATTGACCTTTGAATATATTTGTTCATGTGGTGCCACAATCTCTTTTTCAAATCCCAAATTGTTCCTTATTAAATGCAACAAGTGCAGAAAAAGCTGCAGGTGTGAAAATGTTCAAAACCGAGCCAAGGCCAGTGTAACCATCAAACAGCCCAATGGAACAGACCAGAGAGTGGTGTTAAATGACGCACTGCTGCACTCCATTTTCAGCTTTAAGAGAGAGGGATACTGTGACAGTCAGCAGCTAGAGGACCGTCTGCTGAGAGCTGAGAGAATGACTGTCGTCTGTGTGGATGATGAGCCTCAGCGCGTGCTAATAGAAGCAGTGGAAGAAGCAAAGCATGTggcaaaaaaatcttttttttctagATGCTGtgccttttaa